A genome region from Nitrosopumilus sp. includes the following:
- a CDS encoding NAD+ synthase, whose translation MNQDIINEIINQDYSKIIENIEKFVSEQIDKNNAEGVILGLSGGVDSAVLAYICKRKLKEKTLAIIMPDTSITPNAETEDALKMIALTGIEYKLIDIKPIIKEYTMYLEPNKKARGNLRARVRTNILYYYANIKNYLVLGSSDKSEYLIGYFTKFGDGASDITPIISLYKLQVREIAKHLGVPENVISKKSSPHLWEDHKAEKEIGISYEEIDSILHCMFEKKLSISEIEKITGIDKNMIKKVERLNMNSKHKRTTIPKPEI comes from the coding sequence TTGAATCAAGATATTATCAATGAGATCATTAATCAAGATTATTCAAAAATCATTGAAAATATTGAGAAATTTGTTTCTGAGCAGATTGATAAAAATAATGCAGAGGGAGTAATATTAGGATTAAGTGGCGGAGTAGATTCTGCAGTTTTAGCATATATCTGTAAAAGAAAACTAAAAGAAAAAACATTGGCAATAATCATGCCAGACACATCAATAACACCTAACGCAGAAACAGAAGATGCGCTAAAAATGATTGCACTGACTGGAATAGAGTATAAGTTGATCGACATCAAGCCAATCATAAAAGAATACACAATGTATCTAGAACCAAATAAAAAAGCTAGAGGAAATCTCCGTGCAAGAGTTAGAACAAACATTCTGTATTATTATGCCAACATCAAAAATTATCTTGTTTTAGGATCAAGTGATAAAAGTGAGTATTTGATTGGGTATTTTACAAAATTTGGAGATGGTGCATCAGACATCACACCAATTATATCATTATACAAACTGCAAGTAAGGGAAATTGCAAAACATCTAGGAGTGCCAGAGAATGTAATTTCAAAGAAGAGCAGCCCACATTTATGGGAAGACCACAAAGCAGAAAAAGAGATAGGTATTTCATACGAGGAAATAGATTCCATTTTGCATTGTATGTTTGAAAAAAAATTATCAATTTCAGAAATAGAAAAAATTACAGGAATTGACAAAAACATGATTAAAAAAGTTGAAAGGTTAAACATGAACAGCAAACATAAAAGAACAACAATACCAAAACCTGAGATTTGA
- a CDS encoding Rieske 2Fe-2S domain-containing protein has product MTWKKIADKGAVAAGKGKAFKIDGKQIAIFNQDGYHAIDDLCVHQDGSIAPGKLEGDIVECPLHFWHYNIKTGKLTDYLKDVKLETYPVESRDDGLYVDI; this is encoded by the coding sequence TTGACTTGGAAGAAAATTGCAGATAAAGGAGCAGTTGCTGCCGGAAAGGGCAAAGCCTTCAAAATAGATGGAAAACAAATTGCAATTTTCAATCAAGACGGATATCATGCGATAGATGATCTTTGTGTTCATCAAGATGGATCAATTGCACCAGGAAAACTAGAAGGAGACATTGTAGAATGTCCTTTACATTTTTGGCATTATAATATCAAGACTGGGAAATTAACAGACTATCTCAAGGATGTGAAACTTGAAACATACCCAGTAGAGTCAAGAGATGACGGTCTTTACGTAGATATCTAA
- the metG gene encoding methionine--tRNA ligase, protein MNKKAIITSALPYANGEIHLGHVASTYLPADVTTRFLKLNGVEAYYVCASDDFGTPILIQSEKEGKTPAEYVAYWNKRDYEDFSAFNIHFDYFYKTSSSENIAFVQDVFKKLNDSGHIYEKEIIQFYCNVDKKFLPDRYVKGVCPYCKAEDQYSDLCESCGRVPDEITDPKCALCDQPPTKEKTTHYFFRLTNFRDSLSKWLDENEHLQKDVKKYVQNWIKSGLIDWDITRDISWGVPVPLADANDKVFYGWFDNHLAYISTALKFLGDKGVDGKEFWNSADIYHFIGKDIVYHHYLFLPAMRLGINSEYKLPDYIPTRGHLTLQGKKISKSRNWYIGLKQFLEYYPADYLRFYLVSINPYSQDDLNFDWDDFTTRINSELIGNLGNFVNRALGFTNKSFDGKVPEIESFDEKDSEAEEKIKNFSSEVGSLLESNHLDRALKKIMDFSSFFNQYFQHKEPWKLGPGTKNCVFLSVNAAKSMAIAIFPFLPESSQKIWTQLGLDGNVTDFSWNDISELNILPGHVLGNSSPLFTKVETSDIENHKKNLGPSK, encoded by the coding sequence ATGAACAAAAAAGCTATTATCACAAGTGCATTACCTTATGCAAATGGCGAAATTCATTTAGGACATGTTGCATCAACTTATCTTCCTGCCGATGTAACTACCAGGTTTTTAAAACTAAATGGTGTTGAGGCTTACTACGTTTGTGCATCTGATGACTTTGGTACGCCGATTCTGATTCAATCTGAAAAAGAAGGAAAAACTCCTGCTGAATATGTGGCTTATTGGAATAAACGTGACTATGAAGATTTTTCTGCATTCAATATCCATTTTGATTATTTTTACAAAACTAGCTCTTCTGAAAATATTGCCTTTGTCCAAGATGTATTCAAAAAACTAAATGATTCAGGACATATCTATGAGAAAGAAATTATTCAATTTTATTGTAATGTGGATAAGAAATTTTTACCTGATCGATATGTTAAAGGTGTCTGTCCTTACTGTAAGGCAGAAGATCAATACTCTGATTTATGTGAAAGTTGCGGACGTGTTCCTGACGAGATAACTGATCCTAAATGTGCCCTTTGTGACCAGCCTCCAACTAAAGAAAAAACTACACATTACTTTTTTAGACTAACAAATTTTAGAGATTCGTTATCAAAATGGTTAGATGAAAATGAACATCTTCAAAAAGATGTAAAGAAATATGTTCAGAATTGGATTAAATCTGGTTTGATTGATTGGGACATAACACGTGATATTTCTTGGGGTGTTCCTGTTCCCCTTGCTGATGCAAATGACAAAGTATTCTATGGTTGGTTTGATAACCATCTGGCATACATTTCAACTGCTTTAAAATTTCTTGGCGATAAGGGAGTTGATGGTAAAGAGTTTTGGAACTCTGCTGACATTTATCACTTTATTGGAAAAGACATTGTATATCACCATTATCTTTTCTTGCCTGCGATGCGATTAGGTATTAACAGTGAATACAAGTTACCTGACTATATTCCAACGCGAGGTCATCTAACACTACAAGGAAAGAAAATCTCAAAAAGTCGAAATTGGTACATTGGGTTAAAACAATTCTTAGAATACTATCCTGCAGACTATCTTAGATTTTATCTTGTATCAATCAATCCGTATTCTCAAGATGATTTGAATTTTGATTGGGATGATTTTACTACAAGAATTAATTCTGAATTGATTGGAAATCTTGGAAACTTTGTTAATAGAGCTCTTGGGTTTACTAACAAATCCTTTGATGGGAAAGTTCCAGAAATCGAATCCTTTGATGAGAAAGATTCAGAGGCAGAGGAAAAAATTAAAAATTTCTCAAGTGAAGTCGGCTCTCTTTTAGAAAGTAATCATCTTGACCGAGCTTTGAAAAAAATTATGGATTTTTCATCATTTTTTAATCAATATTTTCAGCACAAAGAACCTTGGAAATTGGGTCCTGGGACCAAAAACTGTGTATTTCTTTCAGTTAATGCTGCAAAGAGCATGGCTATTGCTATATTTCCATTCTTGCCTGAATCATCTCAAAAAATCTGGACTCAGCTTGGCTTGGATGGAAATGTCACAGATTTTTCTTGGAATGATATTTCTGAATTGAATATTCTACCTGGCCATGTTTTAGGTAATTCTTCGCCTCTGTTTACAAAAGTTGAAACATCTGATATAGAAAATCACAAAAAGAATCTTGGACCCTCTAAATAA
- a CDS encoding mechanosensitive ion channel family protein — MVFEFLQSLSEIEITGGLTALSLLTGGIIVGVGIILARTVRLLFSKYYAPKLPQDTAKNFSKLIYFGIIILSFLVFTSTTGVDFSGLLVAGGIFGIVIGFATQSVVSNLISGIFLMIEKPVKQGDKIEIPGSDVTGTLLDISTFSVRVRRFDGTIIRVPNESFFTSNIRSLSSTPVRRSEAIVGIAYKEDIDGATSVIEKQIRKSMEFVLTLPKPEFRIKELADSSINIEILVWHPRDDWDQVGPKLLKVAKNALDDAGIEIPFPQRVIWQAKE; from the coding sequence ATGGTATTTGAATTTCTACAAAGTTTATCGGAGATTGAAATCACAGGAGGTTTGACTGCTCTTTCTCTGCTTACTGGTGGAATTATAGTCGGTGTGGGTATTATTCTTGCAAGAACAGTACGCCTTTTATTTTCAAAATATTATGCTCCTAAACTTCCTCAAGATACTGCCAAAAACTTTAGTAAGCTAATTTATTTTGGAATAATTATTTTATCGTTTTTAGTTTTCACATCAACTACCGGTGTTGATTTTTCAGGATTACTTGTAGCTGGTGGAATCTTTGGAATTGTAATTGGTTTTGCAACGCAATCTGTTGTCTCAAATTTAATTTCAGGCATTTTCTTGATGATAGAAAAACCTGTAAAACAAGGTGATAAAATTGAAATTCCAGGATCTGATGTTACTGGCACATTGCTGGATATTAGCACATTTTCTGTGCGTGTTAGGAGATTTGACGGTACCATCATCCGTGTTCCTAATGAATCATTTTTTACATCAAACATTCGTTCACTATCTTCTACTCCTGTTAGGAGATCTGAGGCCATTGTTGGAATAGCCTATAAAGAAGATATTGATGGGGCCACATCTGTAATTGAAAAACAAATTCGTAAATCAATGGAGTTTGTTTTGACTCTACCAAAACCTGAGTTTCGCATTAAGGAACTTGCAGATTCTAGTATAAATATAGAAATTCTGGTGTGGCATCCTAGAGATGATTGGGATCAAGTAGGCCCAAAATTGCTTAAAGTTGCTAAAAATGCTCTTGATGATGCTGGAATTGAAATCCCATTCCCACAGCGTGTTATATGGCAAGCAAAGGAATAG
- a CDS encoding DUF432 domain-containing protein encodes MSDKNSESVLSNYGIYTISENFEFTFPNIEIKIERIGKHVFSYIRKDAENKIIKKIIPSISSDLTLELCPIRPLNHPAPRTSHVYLDFETPVFLSEGSAATVYVRCPIEIGVFLVHGGYKDSLDWFICDPINSRFCLYGPPESGTLCKYTNSEIVESYEDSIPFYNAVLKIDIKNQLNKGFTISKIVFPITGNSLYYKNSKSIIDSLVATLRKKLTLEVIDIDANPIKTDWAKSPAYEVSESIRHMDMGVD; translated from the coding sequence TTGAGCGATAAAAATTCTGAATCTGTATTATCTAATTACGGGATTTACACAATTAGTGAAAATTTTGAATTTACTTTTCCTAATATTGAAATTAAGATTGAAAGAATAGGAAAGCATGTTTTTTCTTACATTCGAAAAGATGCTGAGAATAAAATAATCAAAAAAATAATTCCAAGCATATCTTCAGACTTGACACTTGAATTATGCCCAATTCGCCCATTAAACCATCCTGCTCCTAGAACTAGTCATGTCTATCTGGATTTTGAAACACCTGTTTTTCTATCTGAAGGTTCGGCTGCCACAGTATATGTTAGATGCCCAATAGAGATTGGGGTGTTTTTAGTTCATGGAGGGTATAAAGATTCTCTTGATTGGTTTATTTGTGATCCTATAAACTCTAGATTTTGTTTATATGGTCCTCCGGAATCTGGAACTCTTTGCAAATACACAAATTCTGAAATAGTTGAATCGTATGAAGATTCCATCCCTTTTTACAATGCCGTTTTAAAAATTGACATCAAAAATCAATTGAATAAGGGTTTTACCATTTCTAAAATTGTTTTTCCGATCACTGGTAATTCCTTGTATTATAAAAATTCTAAATCAATAATTGATTCATTGGTTGCAACACTTAGGAAAAAACTAACTCTTGAAGTTATTGATATAGATGCAAATCCAATTAAAACTGATTGGGCTAAATCTCCAGCGTATGAGGTATCTGAAAGTATAAGACACATGGATATGGGTGTTGACTGA
- the cysS gene encoding cysteine--tRNA ligase has protein sequence MKLQDTLSNLEQTLDISKKVKIYLCGVTVYDESHIGHARTIIVFDVLRKYLESKGIEIEFIQNFTDVDDKIINRANAEKTTADNISARYIENYFTDFDGLNVKRATNYPKATEHIKDIIKFIEKLIKKEIAYTSKNGVYFEVSKFPEYGKLSKKKIDELQSGSRIEIDEAKRSPLDFAVWKFSDIEPVWDSPWGKGRPGWHIECSAMSIKYLGHNFDIHGGGRDLIFPHHENEIAQSESCTGSQFAKVWMHIGMVTINGEKMSKSTGNVKSVKQMLENWGSNVIRLFCLSGHYSKPIDYSEELLKENLIKWRQVETCYYELIHADTKSYENINEIVNKIGKEFDNALEDDFNSHLALSAFFQLIKEGNRLAAEEKISRKDAENIKAEMQRMMMILGLAIPKITENEKQEIDEMVRNRERLRKEKKFEEADKIRDKLNEIGVEIIDHKTSTVWMKKENIKKQ, from the coding sequence ATGAAACTTCAAGACACACTGTCAAATTTAGAGCAGACATTAGATATTTCAAAAAAAGTGAAAATTTACCTTTGCGGAGTTACAGTATATGATGAATCACACATAGGACATGCAAGAACAATTATAGTTTTTGATGTTTTAAGAAAATATCTTGAGAGTAAGGGAATAGAGATAGAATTTATTCAAAATTTTACGGACGTTGATGATAAAATAATTAATCGTGCAAATGCAGAGAAAACAACTGCAGATAACATTAGTGCAAGATACATTGAAAATTATTTTACAGATTTTGATGGATTAAATGTAAAAAGAGCAACAAACTATCCCAAAGCAACAGAACACATAAAAGACATTATCAAATTTATTGAAAAATTAATTAAAAAAGAAATTGCATACACATCAAAAAATGGAGTGTATTTTGAAGTGTCCAAATTTCCGGAATATGGGAAACTATCTAAAAAGAAAATAGATGAACTTCAATCAGGGTCAAGAATAGAAATTGATGAAGCAAAAAGGAGTCCATTAGATTTTGCAGTATGGAAGTTTTCAGATATAGAGCCAGTATGGGATAGTCCATGGGGAAAAGGGAGACCAGGATGGCACATTGAATGCTCTGCAATGAGCATAAAATATCTTGGCCATAATTTTGACATACATGGCGGAGGGAGAGACCTAATCTTTCCGCATCACGAGAATGAAATTGCACAATCAGAATCATGTACAGGAAGTCAGTTTGCCAAAGTTTGGATGCATATAGGAATGGTTACAATAAATGGTGAAAAAATGTCAAAATCCACAGGAAATGTGAAATCAGTTAAACAGATGTTAGAAAATTGGGGATCAAATGTAATTAGATTATTTTGCTTATCAGGACATTATTCTAAACCAATTGATTACTCTGAAGAATTGCTAAAAGAGAATCTTATAAAATGGAGACAAGTTGAAACATGTTATTACGAATTAATCCATGCAGATACCAAGAGTTATGAAAATATTAATGAGATTGTCAACAAAATAGGCAAGGAATTTGACAATGCATTAGAAGATGATTTTAATTCACATCTTGCATTATCTGCATTCTTTCAATTAATCAAAGAAGGAAATAGATTGGCAGCTGAGGAAAAAATAAGCAGAAAAGATGCTGAAAACATCAAAGCAGAAATGCAGAGGATGATGATGATTTTAGGGTTAGCCATTCCGAAAATAACTGAAAATGAAAAACAGGAAATTGACGAGATGGTTAGAAATAGAGAAAGGTTAAGAAAAGAAAAAAAGTTTGAGGAGGCAGATAAAATAAGAGACAAGTTAAATGAAATCGGTGTAGAGATAATTGATCATAAAACAAGTACAGTGTGGATGAAAAAAGAAAATATCAAAAAACAATAA
- a CDS encoding adenosylhomocysteinase — protein MSKVKTSSKLVQEGKISYHWARSHMQILDNTINRFKKSKPLKGVTLGFCLHITKETSVLLMGAKELGATVACCGGNPLTTQDNIAAFLASQGIHVYAWHGQSVKEYDWCIDQVLQHKPTILTDDGADMNIKAHFDKRFNTMNILGATEETTAGVTRIRAVENQGKLRYPVILVNEAYTKHMFDNRYGTGQSTIDGYLRGMNLLMASKRVVVVGYGWVGRGVASRFHGMGSKVIVTEIDPIKALEAHMDGFEVMQMSQAAKIGDMFVTCTGMTSVIRKEHILQMKNGAIMGNVGHFDVEIDSKFLLKSSKSVKEVRPNLDECVLKNGKVVYLIGQGRLANLVAAEGHPPEVMAQSFSNQILSVLYILKNHKNMENKIINVPEEIDKQVAVDALKAMNVKIDKLNSEQVKYANSW, from the coding sequence TTGAGTAAAGTAAAAACTAGTTCAAAATTAGTTCAAGAAGGAAAGATATCTTATCACTGGGCTAGATCTCATATGCAAATTCTTGATAACACAATTAATCGCTTTAAAAAATCAAAACCACTCAAAGGTGTCACTCTTGGTTTCTGTTTACATATTACAAAAGAGACATCTGTTTTATTAATGGGTGCTAAAGAATTAGGGGCAACTGTTGCATGCTGTGGTGGAAACCCATTGACTACTCAGGATAATATTGCTGCATTTTTGGCATCACAGGGAATCCATGTATATGCTTGGCATGGTCAATCCGTCAAAGAATATGATTGGTGTATTGATCAGGTACTACAACATAAGCCAACTATCTTAACTGATGATGGGGCTGATATGAATATCAAGGCTCACTTTGATAAGAGATTTAACACTATGAATATTTTAGGTGCAACTGAGGAAACAACTGCAGGTGTAACTAGAATTAGAGCTGTAGAAAATCAAGGTAAACTTCGCTATCCTGTAATCTTAGTTAATGAAGCATACACAAAACACATGTTTGATAATAGATATGGGACTGGACAAAGTACCATTGATGGTTATCTTCGTGGAATGAACCTTCTTATGGCATCAAAACGTGTTGTGGTGGTTGGATATGGTTGGGTTGGACGTGGTGTTGCATCTAGATTCCATGGGATGGGGTCTAAAGTTATTGTTACTGAGATTGATCCAATAAAAGCACTTGAAGCTCATATGGATGGATTTGAAGTAATGCAAATGTCCCAAGCTGCCAAGATTGGTGACATGTTTGTAACATGTACTGGAATGACTAGTGTTATTAGAAAAGAACACATCTTACAAATGAAAAATGGTGCAATCATGGGTAATGTAGGTCATTTTGATGTAGAGATTGATAGTAAGTTTTTGCTCAAGTCATCAAAATCTGTTAAAGAAGTAAGGCCAAATCTTGATGAATGTGTCTTGAAGAATGGGAAAGTAGTCTATCTGATTGGACAGGGTAGACTTGCAAACTTGGTTGCAGCTGAAGGACATCCACCGGAAGTAATGGCACAATCTTTTTCAAATCAAATTCTTTCTGTTTTGTATATCCTTAAAAATCACAAGAACATGGAAAACAAAATTATCAATGTACCTGAAGAAATAGATAAACAAGTGGCAGTTGATGCACTAAAGGCAATGAATGTCAAAATAGACAAACTCAATTCTGAACAAGTAAAATATGCCAATAGCTGGTAA